In Heterodontus francisci isolate sHetFra1 chromosome 48, sHetFra1.hap1, whole genome shotgun sequence, a single window of DNA contains:
- the LOC137357450 gene encoding zona pellucida sperm-binding protein 3-like, whose amino-acid sequence MGDFVMRGLFPVLVLVGVVCCSDTWQQFRDQRFPWRRVKATPVPQRVSPTGSPFGSHFRVSEGRSVSPLQTVTVQCGEQNLLVRVQMDLFGTRHLIKAADLTLGTAGCRLTRIYSQNHTVLFDYGLHECGSRLQMAGDFLVYTTHLHHTPQYHGSVIVRTNGAVIPIECHYFRKGNVSSNPIKPTWIPFSSTKSGEGHLSFSLRLMNDDWLTERTSTVYYLGDLIHIEASVSMTNHMPLKLYIDRCVATLSPDKDSTPRYSIIDYNGCLLDSKAEDSFSTFVLPRDERELDKIQFDLDAFRFFGDDRSLIFITCHLKVAPVDRRDSMNKACTFQKMQNVWTPLEQSNNDICACCHVGNCGATREFRFPSKGRRDLVPEWEGEASLGPLVILDNEVTDMATESLNEVERRLQARSPGGVESEVVLIVALTVTALCLISASLIALFLYRKHKQTLIN is encoded by the exons ATGGGGGATTTTGTAATGAGGGGTTTGTTCCCAGTGCTGGTGTTAGTTGGAGTTGTCTGTTGCTCTGATACTTGGCAACAGTTTCGAGACCAGAGGTTTCCATGGAGAAGAGTAAAAGCCACCCCTGTGCCTCAGAGAGTCTCTCCAACTGGGTCTCCCTTTGGTTCCCACTTCCGTGTGTCTGAGGGCCGAAGTGTGTCTCCACTGCAGACTGTGACggtgcagtgtggagagcagaaccTGCTGGTCAGGGTCCAGATGGATTTATTTGGAACCAGGCACCTGATTAAAGCTGCTGACCTGACCCTGGGGACAGCAGGTTGTCGGCTGACCAGGATCTACTCTCAGAACCACACTGTCCTCTTTGACTATGGGCTCCATGAGTGTGGCAGCAGATTGCAG ATGGCTGGAGATTTCCTGGTCTACACCACCCACCTCCACCACACCCCCCAGTATCATGGATCTGTCATTGTGAGAACAAATGGAGCTGTCATTCCCATTGAGTGTCATTATTTTAG GAAGGGCAATGTGAGCAGTAACCCCATCAAGCCCACCTGGATCCCATTCAGCTCCACCAAGTCTGGAGAAGGGCATCTGTCATTCTCACTGCGCCTAATGAATG ATGACTGGCTTACAGAGCGCACCTCGACTGTCTACTACCTGGGTGACCTCATTCACATTGAGGCCTCTGTTTCAATGACCAACCACATGCCCCTGAAGCTCTACATTGACCGCTGTGTAGCTACATTGAGCCCAGACAAGGATTCCACCCCGAGATACAGCATCATTGACTACAATGG TTGCCTCCTGGACAGCAAAGCTGAGGACTCCTTTTCAACCTTCGTGTTGCCAAGAGACGAGCGTGAGCTGGACAAGATCCAGTTTGACCTGGATGCTTTCCGCTTCTTTGGAGATGACCGTTCCTTG ATTTTCATCACCTGTCACCTGAAAGTTGCTCCAGTGGATCGGAGAGATTCCATGAACAAAGCTTGTACTTTCCAGAAGATGCAGAATGT CTGGACCCCATTGGAGCAATCCAACAATGACATTTGTGCCTGTTGCCATGTGGGTAACTGTGGTGCCACAAGGGAGTTCCGATTTCCTTCCAAAGGAAGGAGGGATCTTGTACCTGAA TGGGAGGGTGAGGCCTCACTTGGACCCCTGGTCATTCTGGATAATGAGGTGACTGACATGGCAACGGAGTCCTTGAATGAGGTTGAGCGAAGGCTGCAGGCGAGGTCTCCAGGTG GTGTGGAGTCTGAGGTGGTCCTAATTGTGGCCCTGACTGTGACAGCTCTCTGTCTGATCTCTGCTTCATTGATCGCCTTGTTCCTGTACAGGAAACACAAGCAAACTCTGATCAACTAG